GGATTAGATCCCCAAGTATTTGCAACTCGCTATCCCCACGAACTCTCCGGCGGACAGCGACAGCGCGTCGGCGTCGCCCGCGCACTAGCAGCCGATCCGCCGCTGCTGCTGATGGACGAACCCTTCGGCGCACTCGATCCGATCACGCGGGTGGAATTGCAAAGAGAGTTTCGCCGACTGCAACAAGAATTGGGTAAAACAGTTGTGTTTGTCACCCACGATATCCAAGAAGCATTTGTTTTAGCATCGCGAATTGGTTTAATGGCAGAAGGACGCTTGGTGCTGTTGGGGACAAAGGAAGAATTTTTGCGATCGCCACAACCAGAAGCACAAGCTTTTATGGAATGTTTGCCAAAACTATGAAAGATTTTTTCTTATTTCGTTACGGTTCGGAAATTTTATCGCACACTGGCGAACACATATTTCTGGTGGGAATTTCGATTGCGATCGCGACACTCCTGGGCATTCCCCTTGGCATTCTCATTACCCGTCAACCAAAACTCAGCCCAGCGATTTTAGGTTTGGCCAACATCATGCAAACCATTCCCAGTCTGGCGCTATTTGGCTTTCTGATTTCCATCCCGCCACCCATAGGGGGAATTGGTGACACCCCAGCAATTGTCGCCCTGACTTTGTATTCCCTTTTGCCCATCATCCGCAATACTTACGTAGGGATTAGCAACGTCGATCCTGCAATTCGAGAAGCTGGACGCGGTATGGGAATGACCGATCGAGAACTACTATTTCAAGTAGAAATTCCCTTGGCAATGGGTGTGATTTTGGCGGGAGTGCGCGTCGCGACAGTGATCGGTATCGGTATCGCAACCATTGCTGCGGCGATCGGTGCTGGAGGTTTGGGTGTATTTGTGTTTCGAGGTATCTCGGTAGTCAACAATCAACTGATTCTGGCCGGTGCAGTTCCCGCCGCAGTCATAGCGATCGTCGCCGATTTGGCGATCGGTTGGTTGGAAAATCGCTTAACACCAACTGGCGCAAGGAAAAATGAAAAATGAAACAAAAAATATTTTTGGTATTGTGCCTTTTGGTTTTAACTTTGACGTTAGCGATCGGCAGCTGCACCCCCAAAGTCAGCAACAATCGTGCCGATATCGTTATCGGCGCTAAAGAT
This genomic stretch from Aerosakkonema funiforme FACHB-1375 harbors:
- a CDS encoding ABC transporter permease; this encodes MKDFFLFRYGSEILSHTGEHIFLVGISIAIATLLGIPLGILITRQPKLSPAILGLANIMQTIPSLALFGFLISIPPPIGGIGDTPAIVALTLYSLLPIIRNTYVGISNVDPAIREAGRGMGMTDRELLFQVEIPLAMGVILAGVRVATVIGIGIATIAAAIGAGGLGVFVFRGISVVNNQLILAGAVPAAVIAIVADLAIGWLENRLTPTGARKNEK